A stretch of DNA from Streptomyces sp. NBC_01197:
CCGCCGTCCAGTGCGAGGCCCTGCCAGGCCGCCGCCTGGACGACCGACTGCTCCGTTCCCGGGGGCAGTTCCAGCACGGCGTGCAGTCCGGCCGCGATCCCGGACACCCGGATGCCGGGCGCCCGTTCGGCCAGGGCCTCCACCAGCTGGTCACGGCGCCGCCGGTAGCGCAGCCGCATCGAGCGGACATGCCGGTCGTAAGCACCCGAGGCGATGAACTCGGCCAGCGTCAGCTGCTCCAGCGAGCTGGACATCCAGTCGGAGTTGCCCTTCGCCTCCAGCACCTCCGCCACCATCGAACGGGGGAGCACCAGCCAGCCGAGCCGCAGTCCGGGAGCGATGGACTTGCTGGCCGTGCCGCAGTAGACGACCCGCTCGGGATCCAGTCCCTGGAGCGCTCCGACGGGCTGCCGGTCGTAGCGGAACTCCCCGTCGTAATCGTCCTCCAGAATCACCCCGCCCGTCGTTCTGGCCCAGTCGACGGCAGCCGTGCGCCGGTCCGGGTGGAGCGGGACGCCCGTCGGGAACTGGTGCGCCGGTGTCATCAGCACCGCACCCTCCCGCCCCAGCTCGTACGTGCGTGAACCGAACCCGTCCAGCGGCAGGGCCTTCGTGCGCAGCCCGGCGTCGACGAGCAGGTTCCAGTGCAGATCGAGTCCGTACGACTCGACGGCGACGTCCCGTACCCGTCTCCCCCGCAGCACCTTCCCCATCAGCATCATCGCGTGGGCGAACCCGGCGCAGACCACGATGCGGTCCGGACCGGCGTGGACACCGCGCGCCCGCGCCAGATAGCCGGCCAGCACGGTCCGCAGCTCGGAGCGGCCCCGTGGGTCGCCGTAACCGAACGCGTCGTGGGGTGCGGCGGTCAGGGCCTTCCGCGACGCCCTGAGCCACTCCGTGCGCGGGAACGACGCGAGGTCGGGCAGACCGGGCCGGAGGCTGTACGTAGGAACGCTCCGCCGCTGCCGCCGGGCAGCGGCCGGCTTCGGCTCCCCGCGCGGCAACGCCCGCGGGGCCACGCGGGTCCCCGACCCCTGCCGGGCGGTCAGCCAGCCCTCGGCCACCAGTTCGGCGTAGGCGTCGGCGACCGTGTTACGGGCCACACCCAGATCGACGGCGAGCGTACGCGAGGAGGGCAGCCGGGTCCCCGGCGCCAGCCGCCCCGTGCGGACGGCTCGGCGCAGCGCGTCCGTGAGGCTGACCCGCAGCCCGGGTCCGGTCAGTTCCAGATGCAGGTCTACGCCGAAAGTGGCCCAGGAATCCGTCACAGAAATGGACCATACCCCTGCGCCATGTCCCACGTAGCGTCGTACTCACACCAGGAACACAAGGGCATGAAGGGCAGAAAAGACATGACGGACACCGCGGCACCGACGAACAGCACGAGCGCCTCGGACTCGGCGCCCGAGTACCTCCCCGAGCACACCCCCCGCCTCAATATGGCGAAGCTCGCCCCCGAGGTCTACAAGGCCATGGTCAACCTGGATGCGGCAGCCCGGGGCGGCCTCGACCCGGTCCTGCTCGAACTGGTGAAGATCCGCGCCTCCCAGATCAATCACTGCGCCTTCTGCATGGACATGCATTCCAAGGACGCTCTCGCGGCGGGCGAGTCGGTCGAGCGGATCGTGCAGCTGAGCGCCTGGGAGGAGTCGAAGCACTTCTACACGGCGAAGGAGATCGCGGCGATCGAGCTGACCGAGGCCATCACGGTGCTCACCGACGGATTCGTACCGGACGAGGTCTACGCGCACGCCGCCGAGCACTTCGACGAGACCGAGCTGGCCCATCTGATCGCGGCGATCACCGTGATCAACTCCTGGAACCGTTTCGCCGTCTCCACCCGCATGGTGCCGGGCCACTACACACCGGGCTCCGTCGCCCACCGCAACTGACCTGTCCACCGCCGCCACTGAAAGGCCCCGCCATGACGGACTTCCGCAGC
This window harbors:
- the pdxR gene encoding MocR-like pyridoxine biosynthesis transcription factor PdxR, which codes for MTDSWATFGVDLHLELTGPGLRVSLTDALRRAVRTGRLAPGTRLPSSRTLAVDLGVARNTVADAYAELVAEGWLTARQGSGTRVAPRALPRGEPKPAAARRQRRSVPTYSLRPGLPDLASFPRTEWLRASRKALTAAPHDAFGYGDPRGRSELRTVLAGYLARARGVHAGPDRIVVCAGFAHAMMLMGKVLRGRRVRDVAVESYGLDLHWNLLVDAGLRTKALPLDGFGSRTYELGREGAVLMTPAHQFPTGVPLHPDRRTAAVDWARTTGGVILEDDYDGEFRYDRQPVGALQGLDPERVVYCGTASKSIAPGLRLGWLVLPRSMVAEVLEAKGNSDWMSSSLEQLTLAEFIASGAYDRHVRSMRLRYRRRRDQLVEALAERAPGIRVSGIAAGLHAVLELPPGTEQSVVQAAAWQGLALDGGSQFRHADVRDGRDMLVVGYGTPSDSAWAGTLEALCRVLP
- a CDS encoding carboxymuconolactone decarboxylase family protein, whose product is MTDTAAPTNSTSASDSAPEYLPEHTPRLNMAKLAPEVYKAMVNLDAAARGGLDPVLLELVKIRASQINHCAFCMDMHSKDALAAGESVERIVQLSAWEESKHFYTAKEIAAIELTEAITVLTDGFVPDEVYAHAAEHFDETELAHLIAAITVINSWNRFAVSTRMVPGHYTPGSVAHRN